From one bacterium Scap17 genomic stretch:
- the folB gene encoding dihydroneopterin aldolase — MDRVLIEALVVETVIGVYDWERTIRQRLVMDLEMATDIRAAAADDDLTHTLDYAAISARIQTFAEDSRFELVETFAERLAALLREEFGIPWLTMTVRKPGAVPEAAAVGVRIVRGSLDAASDAPA; from the coding sequence GTGGATCGTGTGCTGATCGAGGCTCTGGTCGTGGAAACCGTGATTGGTGTCTATGACTGGGAGCGTACCATTCGCCAGCGTCTGGTGATGGATCTGGAAATGGCCACGGATATTCGTGCCGCAGCTGCCGACGATGACCTGACGCACACCCTGGACTATGCCGCCATCAGCGCGCGCATCCAGACCTTTGCCGAAGATAGCCGTTTCGAGCTGGTGGAAACCTTCGCCGAGCGCCTGGCAGCCCTGCTGCGTGAAGAGTTCGGCATCCCCTGGCTGACCATGACGGTGCGCAAGCCGGGCGCCGTGCCGGAAGCCGCCGCCGTTGGCGTGCGCATCGTGCGCGGTAGCCTCGATGCCGCCTCGGATGCGCCGGCATGA
- the rsmA gene encoding 16S rRNA (adenine(1518)-N(6)/adenine(1519)-N(6))-dimethyltransferase RsmA, producing the protein MSQHFPAHRARKRFGQNFLQDLGVISRIVNAIRPAEGERLVEIGPGQGALTGPLLEAAGKLEVIELDRDLIPGLRVQFFNYPDFVIHEGDALRFDFPELVGDGPALRVVGNLPYNISTPLIFHLLEARGAISDMHFMLQKEVVERLAAEPGGTDWGRLSVMTQYYCAVENLFLVPPSAFFPAPKVDSAIVRLVPHRELPHPAKDEKLLAVIVREAFSQRRKTLRNNFKGRIDADQLTALGIDPSRRPQTLTVAELVMISNHLSEQGMTVDKADKAPKKRPRSNVGHGASAADSGSDSHRDSDSGERLDAESDAKGDARNASDHDA; encoded by the coding sequence ATGTCCCAGCATTTCCCCGCGCATCGCGCTCGCAAGCGTTTCGGTCAGAACTTTCTGCAGGACCTTGGCGTCATCTCTCGCATCGTGAATGCCATTCGTCCCGCGGAAGGCGAGCGCCTGGTCGAGATCGGTCCGGGGCAGGGTGCCTTGACCGGCCCGCTGCTGGAAGCGGCAGGCAAGCTGGAAGTCATCGAGCTGGACCGTGACCTCATCCCGGGTCTGCGCGTGCAGTTCTTCAACTACCCGGACTTCGTGATCCACGAAGGCGATGCCCTGCGCTTCGACTTCCCGGAGCTGGTCGGTGACGGCCCGGCGCTGCGCGTGGTCGGCAACCTGCCATACAACATCTCCACCCCGCTGATCTTCCACCTGCTGGAAGCGCGCGGCGCGATCTCCGACATGCACTTCATGCTGCAGAAGGAAGTCGTCGAGCGTCTGGCCGCCGAGCCGGGTGGCACCGACTGGGGCCGCCTGTCGGTGATGACCCAGTATTACTGCGCGGTGGAAAATCTGTTCCTGGTGCCGCCGAGCGCCTTCTTCCCGGCGCCGAAGGTGGATTCCGCCATCGTGCGTCTGGTACCGCACCGTGAACTGCCGCACCCGGCCAAGGACGAGAAGCTGCTCGCCGTCATCGTGCGCGAGGCCTTCTCCCAGCGCCGCAAGACGCTGCGCAACAACTTCAAGGGCCGCATCGATGCCGACCAGCTGACCGCGCTGGGCATCGATCCCTCGCGTCGCCCGCAGACGCTGACCGTCGCTGAGCTGGTGATGATCAGCAACCACCTCAGTGAGCAGGGCATGACGGTGGACAAGGCCGACAAGGCACCGAAGAAGCGTCCGCGCAGCAATGTCGGCCACGGTGCGTCGGCAGCCGACAGCGGCAGTGATAGTCATCGTGATAGCGACAGTGGCGAGCGTCTCGATGCCGAGAGCGATGCCAAGGGCGACGCCCGCAACGCCAGCGACCACGACGCATGA
- the rpsU gene encoding 30S ribosomal protein S21, with amino-acid sequence MPSVKVRDNEPFDVALRRFKRSCEKAGVLSEVRRREHYEKPTAVRKRQQAAAVKRHAKKVQRERKRFERLY; translated from the coding sequence ATGCCTTCAGTTAAAGTACGTGACAACGAGCCGTTCGACGTCGCCCTGCGCCGTTTCAAGCGCTCCTGCGAAAAAGCCGGTGTTCTTTCCGAAGTGCGTCGTCGTGAGCACTACGAGAAGCCGACAGCTGTTCGCAAGCGTCAGCAGGCGGCCGCTGTAAAGCGCCACGCCAAGAAGGTTCAGCGTGAGCGCAAGCGTTTCGAGCGTCTCTACTGA
- a CDS encoding symmetrical bis(5'-nucleosyl)-tetraphosphatase → MTQWAIGDLQGCHQEFELLLQRLDFTPGRDVLWLAGDLVNRGPGSLECLRLVKSLGDDARVVLGNHDLHLLAVAEGFSRHKRSDTLRPILEAPDREELLDWLRRQPLMVDALVGNRRTVMSHAGVLPSWTLDQAAGYAREAHAVLAGDDYRGFLGEMYGNTPDRWQEDLEGTPRLRCIVNVFTRMRFLHSDGRLDFAAKEGLDSAPEGCRPWFQYPRPEGAWDDSPRLLFGHWAALEGETPAARQDVEALDTGCVWGGGLTALNLETEERVFEPALSSR, encoded by the coding sequence ATGACGCAGTGGGCGATTGGCGATTTGCAGGGCTGCCATCAAGAGTTTGAACTTCTGTTGCAGCGCCTCGATTTCACGCCGGGGCGCGATGTGCTGTGGCTGGCGGGAGATCTGGTCAATCGCGGGCCGGGCTCGCTGGAGTGCCTGCGTCTGGTCAAGTCGCTGGGCGATGATGCGCGGGTGGTGCTGGGCAACCATGACCTCCACCTGCTGGCGGTGGCCGAAGGCTTCAGCCGCCACAAGCGCTCCGATACGCTGAGGCCGATTCTCGAGGCGCCGGACCGTGAGGAACTGCTGGACTGGCTACGTCGTCAGCCGCTGATGGTGGATGCGCTGGTCGGCAATCGTCGCACGGTGATGAGCCATGCCGGCGTGTTGCCGAGCTGGACGCTGGACCAGGCGGCCGGTTATGCCCGCGAAGCGCACGCCGTGCTGGCGGGCGACGACTATCGAGGCTTTCTCGGCGAGATGTACGGCAATACGCCGGACCGCTGGCAGGAGGATCTCGAAGGCACGCCGCGCCTGCGCTGCATCGTCAATGTCTTCACGCGCATGCGCTTTCTGCACAGTGATGGTCGACTGGATTTCGCGGCCAAGGAAGGGCTGGACAGCGCGCCGGAGGGGTGCCGTCCCTGGTTCCAGTACCCGCGTCCCGAAGGGGCCTGGGATGATTCGCCGCGCCTGCTGTTCGGTCACTGGGCTGCTCTGGAAGGCGAGACACCGGCGGCGCGTCAGGATGTCGAGGCGCTGGACACCGGCTGCGTGTGGGGCGGTGGCCTGACGGCGCTCAATCTCGAGACGGAAGAGCGCGTCTTCGAGCCGGCGCTGTCCTCGCGCTGA
- a CDS encoding glycerol-3-phosphate acyltransferase, with the protein MLTGLIEWGAQLATWQQLSLLIAVAYASGSVLGAVWICQRLGLPDPRLAGSFNPGFSNVLRLHGALPAALVLTFDAAKSMPALWLGLALSLPPWALGLIGLAVLVGHSLPLWHRGHRGGKAVAAAFGVLLMLAPGVALSCAALWVGLAWRLRTAAIASLVAGLAAPLFSLWLAPQMSGVILVFASLIVIRHALNLRRLSDGSEPRL; encoded by the coding sequence ATGTTGACGGGCCTGATAGAGTGGGGTGCGCAACTGGCCACCTGGCAACAGTTGAGCCTGCTGATCGCCGTGGCCTACGCCAGTGGTTCGGTGCTGGGCGCGGTGTGGATCTGTCAGCGACTGGGGCTGCCCGACCCACGCCTGGCGGGCTCCTTCAATCCGGGCTTCTCCAATGTGCTGCGGCTGCATGGCGCACTGCCCGCCGCCCTGGTGCTGACCTTCGATGCCGCCAAGAGCATGCCGGCACTCTGGCTGGGGCTGGCGCTCTCGCTGCCGCCCTGGGCTCTGGGATTGATCGGGCTGGCCGTTCTGGTCGGCCACAGCCTGCCGCTGTGGCACCGTGGCCATCGCGGTGGCAAGGCCGTGGCCGCCGCCTTTGGCGTGCTGCTGATGCTGGCGCCAGGCGTCGCCTTGAGCTGTGCCGCGCTGTGGGTCGGGCTGGCCTGGCGACTGCGCACGGCAGCCATCGCCTCGCTGGTGGCCGGACTGGCGGCACCCCTGTTCAGCCTGTGGCTGGCGCCGCAGATGAGCGGCGTGATTCTGGTCTTCGCCAGCCTGATCGTGATTCGTCATGCACTGAATCTGCGCCGCCTGAGCGATGGCAGCGAGCCGCGCCTGTAA
- the tsaD gene encoding tRNA (adenosine(37)-N6)-threonylcarbamoyltransferase complex transferase subunit TsaD, whose amino-acid sequence MRVLGIETSCDETGVAIYDTDQGLLADALYSQIAMHAEFGGVVPELASRDHTRKLLPLIQQVMDEAQLKAADINAITYTAGPGLVGALMVGASTAHGLAKAWGVPVLGVHHMEGHLLAPMLEDDAPEFPFVALLVSGGHTQLVAVRGLGEYELLGESVDDAAGEAFDKAAKMLELPYPGGPQVAKLAEQGDPKRYRFPRPMADRPGLDFSFSGLKTHTMVTLKKAKAADDLDEQHCADIARAFEEAVVDTLVIKCRRALDQTGLKRLVVAGGVSANTRLRERLSHELTKRNARAYYPRGRFCTDNGAMIAYVGAQRLNAGEQDTGPMKAVPRWPLDSLAAPSTAQD is encoded by the coding sequence ATGCGTGTGCTCGGCATCGAGACTTCCTGCGACGAGACCGGCGTCGCCATCTACGACACGGACCAGGGCCTGCTTGCAGATGCCCTCTACAGCCAGATCGCCATGCACGCCGAGTTCGGCGGCGTGGTGCCGGAACTGGCGTCGCGTGATCACACTCGCAAGCTGCTGCCGCTGATCCAGCAAGTGATGGATGAAGCGCAGCTCAAGGCTGCCGACATCAATGCCATCACCTATACCGCAGGCCCGGGCCTGGTCGGTGCGCTGATGGTCGGCGCGTCCACCGCACATGGGCTCGCCAAGGCATGGGGAGTGCCGGTGCTCGGCGTCCACCACATGGAAGGCCACCTGCTGGCCCCGATGCTGGAAGACGATGCGCCCGAATTCCCCTTCGTGGCGCTGCTGGTCTCCGGCGGGCACACCCAGCTGGTCGCGGTGCGCGGACTGGGTGAATACGAGCTGCTCGGCGAGTCCGTGGATGACGCCGCCGGCGAAGCCTTCGACAAGGCCGCCAAGATGCTGGAACTGCCCTACCCCGGGGGCCCGCAGGTCGCGAAGCTGGCCGAACAGGGCGACCCCAAACGCTATCGCTTCCCGCGCCCGATGGCAGACCGCCCGGGCCTCGACTTCAGCTTCTCCGGCCTCAAGACCCACACCATGGTCACGCTCAAGAAGGCCAAGGCCGCGGATGACCTGGATGAGCAGCACTGCGCCGATATCGCGCGCGCCTTCGAGGAAGCCGTGGTCGACACCCTGGTCATCAAGTGTCGTCGCGCGCTGGACCAGACCGGCCTCAAGCGCCTGGTCGTCGCCGGCGGGGTGAGCGCCAACACCCGCCTGCGTGAGCGCCTGAGCCATGAGCTGACCAAGCGCAATGCCCGCGCCTACTACCCGCGCGGCCGCTTCTGCACCGACAACGGCGCGATGATCGCCTACGTGGGCGCGCAGCGCCTGAATGCCGGCGAGCAGGACACCGGCCCGATGAAGGCCGTGCCGCGCTGGCCGCTGGACAGCCTGGCGGCCCCGAGCACAGCGCAGGACTGA
- the pdxA gene encoding 4-hydroxythreonine-4-phosphate dehydrogenase PdxA — MNRREETAPDIIALTAGEPAGIGPELLVMLAGQAEAFPAQLVAVADPALLVSRARLLGLPLVVHELSPGDPLPPARNGELAVWPVPLAVPSEPGVIDARNGDHVLAMLDVAIAACQAGHASAMVTAPLSKAAVIEAGHAGFTGHTEYLRDVCGVEEVVMMLACPGLRVALATTHLPLREVADAITPEGLTRVMKILAKDLTRYFGCAVPRIAVCGLNPHAGEGGHLGHEEIEVISPTLDALRATGMQLDGPLPADTLFTPRHLDGVDAVLAMYHDQGLPVLKYAGFGEAANITLGLPIVRTSVDHGTALDIAGSGRADVGSLLQAVRVAIEMAAAARA; from the coding sequence ATGAATCGTCGCGAAGAGACTGCGCCCGACATCATCGCCCTGACCGCCGGCGAGCCAGCGGGCATCGGCCCGGAACTGCTGGTCATGCTGGCCGGCCAGGCGGAAGCGTTCCCCGCGCAGCTGGTCGCCGTGGCGGACCCCGCCTTGCTGGTCAGTCGTGCTCGCCTGCTGGGCTTGCCGCTGGTGGTGCATGAGTTGTCGCCAGGCGACCCGCTGCCGCCGGCCCGCAATGGTGAACTGGCCGTGTGGCCGGTGCCGCTGGCAGTGCCCAGCGAGCCGGGCGTGATCGATGCGCGCAACGGCGATCATGTGCTGGCAATGCTGGATGTCGCCATCGCCGCCTGCCAGGCGGGGCATGCCAGCGCGATGGTGACGGCGCCGCTGTCCAAGGCCGCCGTGATCGAGGCCGGGCATGCGGGCTTCACCGGCCACACCGAATACCTGCGCGATGTCTGCGGGGTCGAGGAAGTGGTCATGATGCTGGCGTGCCCCGGGCTGCGGGTGGCGCTGGCCACCACGCACCTGCCGCTGCGCGAGGTGGCCGATGCCATCACGCCCGAGGGCCTGACGCGAGTGATGAAGATCCTCGCCAAGGACCTGACGCGCTACTTCGGCTGTGCCGTACCGCGCATCGCGGTATGCGGGCTCAACCCGCATGCCGGCGAGGGCGGGCACCTGGGGCATGAGGAGATCGAGGTGATCTCCCCGACGCTCGATGCCCTGCGCGCGACCGGCATGCAGCTGGATGGCCCGCTGCCGGCCGACACCCTGTTCACGCCGAGGCATCTCGATGGCGTGGATGCGGTACTGGCGATGTACCACGACCAGGGCCTGCCGGTGCTCAAGTATGCCGGCTTCGGTGAAGCCGCCAACATCACGCTGGGCCTGCCGATCGTGCGTACCTCCGTGGATCACGGCACGGCGCTGGACATTGCCGGCAGCGGGCGCGCCGACGTCGGCAGCCTGCTGCAGGCCGTGCGTGTCGCCATCGAGATGGCAGCCGCCGCGCGAGCCTGA
- the apaG gene encoding Co2+/Mg2+ efflux protein ApaG has protein sequence MSSVADIRIDAVPEYCADESRPSENRHVFRYTITVHNGTDETVQLLARYWKITQGSGDEQEVRGKGVVGKQPLIAPGESFRYTSRAVLDMPVGVMQGAYTFCDATHARTFEVAIAPFRLAGPHQVH, from the coding sequence ATGAGTAGCGTGGCGGACATTCGTATCGACGCCGTACCCGAGTACTGCGCCGACGAGAGTCGTCCGAGCGAGAACCGACACGTGTTCCGCTACACCATCACCGTGCACAACGGAACGGATGAGACCGTGCAGCTGCTGGCGCGCTATTGGAAGATCACACAGGGCAGCGGCGACGAGCAGGAAGTGCGTGGCAAGGGCGTGGTCGGCAAGCAGCCACTGATCGCGCCCGGCGAGAGCTTCCGCTATACCTCACGCGCCGTGCTCGACATGCCGGTCGGCGTGATGCAGGGGGCCTATACCTTCTGTGACGCGACCCATGCGCGCACCTTCGAGGTCGCCATCGCACCGTTCCGTCTCGCCGGTCCGCATCAGGTTCACTAG
- a CDS encoding polynucleotide adenylyltransferase produces the protein MTQTTPSSLTDSRDRLLSGLEIYRVGGAVRDARLGWPWHECDFVVVGATVEDMQARGFRPVGRDFPVFLHPQTQEEYALARTERKSGHGYVGFSVHASPDVTLEEDLIRRDLTINAMAEPLDSTPGQGEVIDPYGGLADLEARVLRHVSSAFSEDPLRVLRVARFVARYQGLGFTVADETREMMVAMVESGEVSHLVAERVWKETEKALGEASPESYFQLLDELGALAVLMPPLTRDAEQLTAALARLDRLPRQLVDEAEMVCWRMARLVEHLSRDEIDALAQDLRLPSAVRDAAQQARLCRELNEASRREGGVSAADLKAWLDGVDAWRRGERQSVLVALLAVEDKGVARLGNAVWQAATAVSPQSLVEQGLKGAEIGRALSEQRQQAIEQALSEWQAMPEVHAPHCGCGHSH, from the coding sequence ATGACTCAGACGACGCCTTCTTCACTGACCGATTCGCGTGACCGCCTGTTGAGCGGGCTTGAGATCTATCGCGTGGGCGGCGCAGTGCGTGATGCGCGCCTGGGTTGGCCGTGGCACGAGTGCGACTTCGTGGTGGTGGGCGCGACGGTGGAAGACATGCAGGCGCGGGGCTTTCGGCCGGTCGGGCGGGACTTCCCGGTCTTCCTGCATCCGCAGACCCAGGAGGAATACGCGCTGGCGCGTACCGAGCGCAAGTCCGGCCACGGGTATGTCGGCTTCAGCGTGCATGCCAGCCCCGATGTGACGCTGGAAGAGGACCTCATTCGTCGCGACCTGACCATCAATGCCATGGCCGAACCGCTCGACAGCACGCCGGGTCAGGGCGAGGTGATAGACCCCTATGGTGGCCTGGCGGATCTCGAGGCGCGTGTGTTGCGTCACGTCTCGAGCGCCTTCAGCGAAGACCCGCTGCGCGTATTGCGCGTGGCACGCTTTGTGGCGCGCTATCAGGGGCTCGGCTTCACGGTCGCGGATGAGACGCGTGAGATGATGGTGGCCATGGTCGAGAGCGGCGAGGTCTCGCATCTGGTGGCCGAGCGGGTCTGGAAGGAGACCGAGAAGGCGCTGGGCGAGGCCAGCCCCGAGTCCTATTTCCAGCTGCTTGATGAGCTGGGAGCACTGGCGGTGCTGATGCCGCCACTGACCCGCGATGCCGAACAGCTCACAGCGGCGCTGGCGCGTCTGGACCGTCTGCCGCGTCAGCTGGTCGATGAGGCGGAGATGGTCTGCTGGCGCATGGCGCGCCTGGTGGAGCACCTGTCACGCGACGAGATCGATGCCCTGGCGCAGGACCTGCGCCTGCCCAGCGCCGTGCGTGACGCCGCCCAGCAGGCACGTCTGTGCCGGGAATTGAACGAGGCCTCGCGGCGGGAAGGTGGCGTGAGCGCAGCCGATCTCAAGGCCTGGCTGGATGGTGTCGATGCCTGGCGGCGTGGCGAGCGCCAGTCGGTGCTGGTGGCCCTGCTGGCCGTCGAGGACAAGGGGGTGGCACGGTTGGGCAATGCCGTCTGGCAAGCCGCGACGGCGGTGTCGCCGCAATCTCTGGTCGAACAGGGCCTGAAAGGGGCGGAGATCGGGCGTGCGCTCAGTGAACAGCGCCAGCAGGCCATCGAGCAGGCGCTGAGCGAATGGCAGGCCATGCCGGAAGTGCACGCGCCTCATTGCGGCTGCGGACACAGTCACTGA
- the glpE gene encoding thiosulfate sulfurtransferase GlpE, with amino-acid sequence MSFEHLDLATLSDWRQRDPSLVVLDIRDPLSFTQGRIPGSRHLDNASAGAILEDTPRDKPLVVVCYHGHSSQQAAAWLAGQGFEKVYSLDGGFTQYQLTHGDDVESGS; translated from the coding sequence ATGAGTTTCGAACATCTTGATCTCGCCACCCTCAGTGACTGGCGCCAACGCGACCCGTCGCTCGTGGTACTCGATATCCGCGATCCGCTCAGCTTCACGCAGGGGCGTATCCCGGGCAGCCGTCATCTGGACAACGCCAGTGCCGGTGCCATTCTGGAAGACACCCCGCGCGACAAGCCGCTGGTGGTGGTCTGCTATCACGGCCATTCCAGTCAGCAGGCCGCCGCCTGGCTGGCGGGGCAGGGCTTCGAGAAGGTCTATTCCCTCGATGGTGGCTTTACCCAGTACCAATTGACGCATGGTGATGACGTCGAGAGCGGTAGCTGA
- the folK gene encoding 2-amino-4-hydroxy-6-hydroxymethyldihydropteridine diphosphokinase, whose amino-acid sequence MSLVLISIGSNIEREHHVRVCLDALQASFGNLTLSSVYESEPVGFVDGRNFLNLVAGFESDWSVGELQAWCKQLELANGRLKNSAKFSPRTLDLDLLTVGTLTGEVDGVMLPRDEVDRNAFVLLPLAESFGEERHPVTGEDYASLWKAFVAAGRAEQQPLWPVDFSWRCRMISRGDATV is encoded by the coding sequence ATGAGTCTGGTACTGATCTCCATCGGTAGCAATATCGAGCGTGAGCATCATGTGCGGGTCTGCCTGGATGCGCTGCAAGCGAGCTTCGGCAACCTGACGCTGTCCTCCGTCTACGAGAGCGAGCCGGTGGGCTTCGTCGACGGGCGCAACTTCCTCAATCTGGTCGCAGGTTTCGAGAGCGACTGGAGCGTCGGCGAATTGCAGGCCTGGTGCAAGCAGCTCGAGCTGGCCAACGGCCGCCTCAAGAACAGCGCCAAGTTCAGCCCGCGTACCCTGGATCTGGACCTGCTGACCGTCGGTACCCTGACCGGGGAGGTCGATGGCGTGATGCTGCCGCGCGATGAGGTCGATCGCAATGCCTTCGTGCTGCTGCCGCTGGCCGAGTCGTTCGGCGAAGAGCGCCACCCCGTCACCGGCGAGGATTACGCTTCGCTTTGGAAGGCGTTCGTGGCCGCCGGACGCGCCGAACAGCAGCCGTTGTGGCCGGTGGACTTCAGCTGGCGTTGCCGCATGATCTCTCGCGGCGATGCCACGGTCTGA